ATGCACATCGTTTATAACCAGGCGCAATTCGTGCGCGAATCGGTCGCCAACGTGCGCGACGCGATCTTGATCGGCGGCTGCGGCAGCGTCCTCGTTTTGTTGCTATTCCTCCGCAGTTGGAGAGCGACGCTAATCTCGGCGGTAACGATTCCCGTTTCGATCGCCATCACGTTCTTGTTCCTGCATGGGTTCAACCAGAGCTTGAATCTTATGTCGATGGGCGGACTTGCAGTCGCGATCGGGCTGATCATCGACGACACGGTCGTGGTGATCGAGAACATCTGCCGGCACCTAAGCGCGCGCGCCACCGCGCACGGCGGCAGGGGCGCGCACAGCGGGAATGTCGCACATGCGCTTCTCCCTCTCCCTCTGGGAGAGGGTCGGAGTGAGGGTCCGCAGGAGTCGACTGGCAATCCCTCTCACCCTAGCCCTCTCCCAGAGGGAGAGGGGACCGGACGCATCGCGCCGCACGCGAAAGTTGTAGGGCGAGCTGGAATCGATTCCGCGGCGGCCGCCGTCGATGCCGCGTCGCGCGAGATCACCGGGGCGGTTGTCGGCTCCACGTTAACGACCGTCACCGTGTTCGTGCCGCTGGCCTTCATCTCCGGCATGGTCGGCCAGTTTTTCACGTCATTGAGCATGGCTCTTTGCATCGCGGTGCTGGTGTCGATGGTGCTCAGCCTGACGTTGATTCCCGTGGTTTCGGCGCGAGTGCTCAAGCCGGGCTCCGTCCCCGAGCCAGGCAAAATATTCAATTGGTTCGCGAACGCCTACGAACGGGTTTTGCGGCTAGCGCTCCATTGGCGGAAGACGGTGTTGGTGGCCGCGTTGGCAGTGATTCCGCTCATGTGGTTGCTCTACGGGCGATTGGAATCGGGGCTGCTTCCGAATATGGACGAAGGGACATTCATCCTCGACTACTTCATGCCCGAGGGAACGTCGCTGGAAGAGACCGATCGGATGGCGGGCAAGATCGAAGAGATTCTTCGCGAAAACAAGTACGTCGCCGCATACACTCGCCGCACGGGCGCCGAGAACGGCTTTTTCGCCACGCAGATGTTTCGCGGGGATTTCAGCGTCGTGCTGGTGGATCGCGCCGATCGCCCCGCGATCAACAAGATTATGGACGATGTCCGCAAGGAGGTGGAGCATCGCTATCCGGCGATCCAGCATGTCGAAACGATCCAGGTGATGCAAGACGAGCTGAACGATTTGGCCGGCGCCGGCAAGCCGATCGAGATCAAAATCTTCGGTCCCGACTATGCGGTGCTGCGGTCGCTGGCCGAAAAGGCGGGAGAGATTCTCGATTCAAAAGAGGTCAAAGACGCGGGGCTTACTGATTCCGACGACAAGGTCCACGAGGGAAACGCCGACGTTTTTTTCAAGGTCGATCCGGTGCAGGCGGCCGCTGTCGGGCTCTCGGCCAGCCAGATTCAGGACCAGGTTCGCACCGCGCTCTTCGGGCAAGTGACGAACACGGTCGCCTCGGGCGAGCGGCTGCTCAACATCCGCGTTCGCTTATCCGACGCGCTGCGCTCGAATCTCGATCGGCTGGGGAATTTGCCGATCTCGACGCCGTCGGGCAAGGTCGCGCCGCTGGAACAGTTCGTCACTTTCAGCCCTCGCCGCACGCCGACGGAAGTCTGGCGCGAGAATCAGCAACCTGGCATCGATGTCACCGGAGACATGGAAAACGCCGATCGGCTGGGGGCCGTCGTCAAAGCGATTCAGCCCAAGCTCGCTGTGTTGGGGAAAACGCTCCCGGCCGGCTATCGAATCGAATTGGCGGGGGAATATGAAAGCCAGCTTGCATCGTTCCAAAGCCTGGCGACGATGCTCGTGGTTGCCACGGCGCTCGTGTTCCTGCTCTTGGCCTTTCAGTTTCGGTCGCTCGTGCTGCCGCTGTTGATCTTTTTGACGCAGCCGCTGTCGCTGGGGTCGGCGATGTTCGCGCTCTGGATCACCGGCACGCCTCTAAACATTTCAAGCTATATGGGGGCTATCTTGCTCGTCGGGCTGGATGTCAAGAATGGAATCATCTTGATCGAGTACATCGAGCAGCTTCTGGCCGAAGGGTGGCAATTGATGCCCGCGCTGCTGCACGCTGGCCGCGTGCGCTTCCGCCCGATCCTGATGACCTCGCTGGCAGCGATTCTTGGCCTGTTGCCGCTGGCGCTCGATATTGGCGTCGGCCCCGGCGGCGGGCCGGGCGCTCAAATGCAGCGGCCTCTGGCCATCGCCGTGATCGGCGGGCTGCTGGCGAACATGCTCTTCACGCGAATGATCATCCCGGTCGGTTATCTCGTGCTCAAGAGACCACGCGAAACGACTGAATTAGAGCGGACTTCGCCACCCGATCTTGCGGAAACTGCCGGTTAGGCAAGCTGCGGCAAAGTGCGACGGCAGCGGCAAGGTTTGCCGGCCGGAAAACCGATCTTCACCAATTGAAGCCGGACGTTTTCAAGCGTCTAGCAAATTCGGCGGGGACTGCCCCCCTTTTGCGCGGGCACCATCGCCGCGATGGCCGGCGAAGCAAAACGGGGACTGTCCCCTTCTCCCAGCCGAATTTGTTAGGCGCTCTTTGGAGGCCGCCATGTTTCGCCGCAGCATGTTTTATTTTCTCGTGTTATGCGCGGCAGTCGGCATTCCCTACTTAAGCACGGAATGGAACAAGACGAGCCAGTGGCTTTCAAGCCGCGCCGGCTCAACTGAAGCGACGCCGTCCGCCGCCGATCCGACCGCGCCCGACGGCAACGCGACCGGCCTCAGTAATCTGGCCGGACTCAATAGTCCGGTGTTCGGCGCCGTCACTCCCAACGGGCCCGACGCGGCCCCCACTCCGCCGCTGGTCGGTCTGGCCGAAGCGTTGCGATTCGACGTGACTTCTCCTTGGATTCTCGGGCGCTGGCCGCGCGTCACGGCCGGCCTGCCGGACGAAGACTTGCAAGGCTATCGCGTGGCGCTGGTGACGGGCACGCGCGATGACGATTTGGCCGGCTCGCTCACTTACTATTTCAACAAGCGGCAGCGCTGCCAGCGAATCACATTTCAGGGCACGACCGGCGATGCCCGCAAGCTGATCGCTTATCTCACCGAGCGCTATGGATTCAAGCAGCAGACGAGCAGTGACCCGAATCTGTACCTCTACCAGATTCGCTGGAACGGCAGCCCGCTCAGCGAGCTGCACATCCGCCCGGCTCGCATCGTCCGCGCCAACGAGCCGCTCGCCCGCTTCGAAGTGCTGCTGGCGATGAACGACACGAGCGGGAAATAACTCACTTCTTGGCCGCTTGTTCAAGCTGGCGAACGCGCTCTTCAAGTTCCTGCACGCGGTGTTGCAGGGCGTCGAAGTCCGATCTGTCGCTGTTTGCCGGCGCGGGGTTGTCCGGCAGCGGCGCCGGGGCGGCTGGCAGCGGCGCGCCGAGCGGAGGGACGGGGCCGGAGTTGCGGGCTTCGTCGAGCACGACCTTCGCGCGCCGCGATTCGCCGTCGAAGATATAGCTGATCTCGACTGGCGCACGAATGGCCGCCTGGGAGATGAGCCGAGCCAGATCGAGCGGTGATTCCACAGGTGCTCCGTTCACGGCCACGATCACCGAATCGATCGGGATGCCGGCTTTCTCCGCCGGCGAACCAAGCGTGCGCGAGGCGACCAGCGCACCCG
Above is a genomic segment from Pirellulales bacterium containing:
- a CDS encoding DUF6690 family protein, whose translation is MFRRSMFYFLVLCAAVGIPYLSTEWNKTSQWLSSRAGSTEATPSAADPTAPDGNATGLSNLAGLNSPVFGAVTPNGPDAAPTPPLVGLAEALRFDVTSPWILGRWPRVTAGLPDEDLQGYRVALVTGTRDDDLAGSLTYYFNKRQRCQRITFQGTTGDARKLIAYLTERYGFKQQTSSDPNLYLYQIRWNGSPLSELHIRPARIVRANEPLARFEVLLAMNDTSGK
- a CDS encoding efflux RND transporter permease subunit, whose amino-acid sequence is MFNLAAKSRQYFGVMLLLTALVAGAGVVAMLRMPNSVYPEVTFPRIAVIAELPGTSIDLMEISVSRPLENAVSTVAGVERVQSTTIRGSSQLSVMFSADADMRSALESIRGRIATMSADLPKGTALIVEQQTPSVFPIITLDLSGGSSPAMLKDYATYSLRPLIKRLPDVAYVTILGGDEREIVVEPDPDALAAAGLSLDDFCQQLQSGNAIQAAGKIDWDHQALGILGQSISNTPDQIAQQVIAPKAGGKLRVDDLARVRLWHEDRTQAVSGMNRRREQTPVVSVSIFRRLGGNTLTVASALEEELKRLRPLVPPNIEMHIVYNQAQFVRESVANVRDAILIGGCGSVLVLLLFLRSWRATLISAVTIPVSIAITFLFLHGFNQSLNLMSMGGLAVAIGLIIDDTVVVIENICRHLSARATAHGGRGAHSGNVAHALLPLPLGEGRSEGPQESTGNPSHPSPLPEGEGTGRIAPHAKVVGRAGIDSAAAAVDAASREITGAVVGSTLTTVTVFVPLAFISGMVGQFFTSLSMALCIAVLVSMVLSLTLIPVVSARVLKPGSVPEPGKIFNWFANAYERVLRLALHWRKTVLVAALAVIPLMWLLYGRLESGLLPNMDEGTFILDYFMPEGTSLEETDRMAGKIEEILRENKYVAAYTRRTGAENGFFATQMFRGDFSVVLVDRADRPAINKIMDDVRKEVEHRYPAIQHVETIQVMQDELNDLAGAGKPIEIKIFGPDYAVLRSLAEKAGEILDSKEVKDAGLTDSDDKVHEGNADVFFKVDPVQAAAVGLSASQIQDQVRTALFGQVTNTVASGERLLNIRVRLSDALRSNLDRLGNLPISTPSGKVAPLEQFVTFSPRRTPTEVWRENQQPGIDVTGDMENADRLGAVVKAIQPKLAVLGKTLPAGYRIELAGEYESQLASFQSLATMLVVATALVFLLLAFQFRSLVLPLLIFLTQPLSLGSAMFALWITGTPLNISSYMGAILLVGLDVKNGIILIEYIEQLLAEGWQLMPALLHAGRVRFRPILMTSLAAILGLLPLALDIGVGPGGGPGAQMQRPLAIAVIGGLLANMLFTRMIIPVGYLVLKRPRETTELERTSPPDLAETAG